ACAGCTTAAACGTAAACAGGTTAGGCGTAGCACTGATCTCAAGAACAACAGCATTACCACCGGAACAGTGAATTGTTCCCGCAGGAATAAGGAAATGATCATGCTTCCTTGCCGGCAGTATATTTATATATTTCTTCTCATCAAAAGTTACGCCGGGGGTACTGTTAGCCTTTTCCAGATCAGCAATCATCTCATCCTTGTCAATACCCTTCTTCAAACCCAGATATACCTGTGCATCCTCTTTGGCATCCACCACATAATAACTCTCATCCTGAGTATAAGGCAACCCAAAATTATCCCTTGAATACTGAGTTGTGGGGTGCACCTGCAGACTCAGATTACCGCCCTCCATTGTATCCAGCAGGTCGAATCTTATCGGGAAGCTGTCCCCAAACCTCGCTTCAACAGGATCACCAAGAATCTCTCTCGTTTTAAGGAAGATAAGATTGATAGAAGGCATCTCGAACAGCTCATCCTTAATATTAAAGAGAAGACTGTTCTCCTCAGGCACACAATCAAAGCACCATCCGTAATTTGTGACCGATTTATCCAGGTCGCACACCTCCTTCATCCACTGACCACCCCATGGAGCAGGATCAAAAAAGGGAACAACCCTGAATGGAGAGTTAGCAGTCTTCTCAATTCCTCTGAAGAAAGTCTCACGGTCAATCATCAATGGATTTTCCTTAACCGAGTCAAGCCAGTAGTCAACCCTTTTAAAGATTCTCTTTTTATAATTATCCAATGCAGGCCAGTCGATAAAATACCCCCTCTTAAACTGTATCGAAAAAGGCTCCTGATGATTATCCACACCCATACCCATAACAGAGCTCTTTCTCATTCTCTGCTGAATCTCCCAGCGCGGCATATCAGCATATATCAGTATATCGGGGTTTGCAACCAAACTACTTCCGTAACCAAAAACAATAATATTCCCGCTCTTTTCTGAGGATGCTATCTGCTTTCTCGCCTTTTCAACCTTTTCATTATCCAGATAATCTTCAATCTTCAGATTACTCAAATAACCGAACAGTGCATCATCCCTCATGAAATTTTCAGTCATACCTCTCACCTCATTTTCAGATTTGAAATACTCACTTGAATCGATGAAAAGTGCATGTGGTATATTCTTAAAGTTATTTATAAGCTGATCTTTGTGAACCCCATGATAGGTTTCAATACATATAATCATGTTGTCAGCCTTAGAGATCAGCTCATCCAATATATTGTTCCACCCACTAAAAAGAACGCCATCCTCAATATAGGTAGCAGGGAATTTGTCGTAGTTACTTTTGTAATTTTGCATATGTTTAATCATTATCATTATATGTATGAACATGCAAATGTAAAAAAGAATGTAAATATATCCAAACAATTTTGAAGTTTTTGTTATAATTTATATATTTGAGAAAAAAATAAGATGATGAAACAGAAGTTACCCTTACATAAGCAGGCAGAATTATACTTAAGAAACTTGATTGAACAAGATGAGTACAAAGAGGGCAAAATGCTGCCTAACGAGATTGAATTGTCTGAACAATTGAAAATGTCGCGCAATACATTAAGACAGGCAATAAATACTCTTGTTAGCGAGGGACTACTGATTCGCAAGAGAGGGATTGGTACTCAGGTGGCCGAGAAAAACATTGCCAGTGAGGCAACCAACTGGCTCAGCTTCTCTCAGGAGATGGCGCTGCTGGGACTGGAGATTGAGAATTTCGAGCTTCACATCAGTAAGCAGGCGCCCAGCAAAGAGGCAAAAGAATTTTTCCAGATAACTGATGATACCAGAGTACTTAAGCTTGAGCGACTCAGAGGAAAAACCAACTTCCCGTTTGTCTATTTCTCATCTGAATTTAACCCGCAGATACCGCTTACAGGCATGGAAAACTTCAACAGACCGCTCTACGAGATCCTCAGGAACGATTATGATATTATAGTCAAAACATCCAGGGAAGAGATCAGCGCCGCCCCTGCAAATGATTTCATAGCATCAAAGCTGGAGATTGAAACAGGAGATCCCATCCTGATCCGTAAAAGAGCCGTGAGTGATAAGAATGGCCTCCCCATCGAATATAACATCGGCTGGTACAGAGCTGATTCTTTTACTTATAAGATTGAGTCCGTCAGGAATATTACAAATAATAATAATAAATTGTAATCCTCAATCTTTAAGGCAACCAACGGTTACAACCAATACTTTAAGAAAAAACCGCAAATCACTTTAAGGATTTACGGTTTTTTTATTTTATGGATTGACGGAAATTTACTTTAAAGATTGGCGGCTATTTACTATTTTCCTATTTCCCCCCTAATCATTGCCGCTCTGATCAAAAACTCCGGCACGGCAGATGAATCGAGCAGCCATTTGGGCTTGTTGCGTTCGTCTGTGCGACCGGTCCAGTCGTGATAAACCAACCCTGCCTGATCCACTGCATGCTCCAATGCAAAATCCAGTCCCTTTATCATTGTATCAACATATTTGGAGTTTTTTGTCACATCATACAGATCATGATATCCTCTAAACAATACAAGGTTAAACCATGGCAGATCACTTATATAGGGTATTCCCTCATCGGTATATTTAAAGAAAACCTTATAACTTCCTTCGGCTAAAAACTCTGCATTATTCAGGTATTCCTTATCACCTGTGAATCTGTACAGAGCAACTGCAGCCTGCAGAAGTGTACCTGTATTGTAAGTATACAGATCAGGAACAACCTCACCGGTAACGGTACTCAGAGAGTTCCACACTACCCCTCTTACAGGATCTTTCAGATACCTGTCCATCCAGTCATAAAAACGTTTCCCAAGATCAAGATAGTAACTGTCACCTGTCGCCTCATACAGCTTCAGTGCCAATACCAGAGCCTTGCCGTTTGAACATGCCGGCTTCTGGTCACGAGTCCCTTCCACCCATGGCACAGCACCTTCAAACCTGTCATCCCATCCGCTTAGAATGAAGGTCATCACCTGCTTGGCCTTCTCCAGAAAGTGAGGATTTTTGGTAACCATATAAGAATCTATATAATCAATCCCTACAAGTCCGTTATCATCATAATACCTGTCAACCTTCTCAAATCTTACCGGGTAAGCCTGATATCCAAAAGGAACCCGACTCGTATCGTAATACTCCTCCATGGCTACCACCATAGAGTCGATATAGACTCCATATTTCTCAGGATCCATTGAACCCATAAGTACAGCTGAAGAGAAGATACCGCTCATCGGCCATAAATAAGAGACCTCCTGAGCCTGCTTGTCTGAGTCATTAAAATAGGTCAGATTTGGTTTATGCTCACTTGGATAATATTCTGAAAAGAGTCCATATTGCGGTACCCGATAGAGGTCCCACACAAGCTGAAACATCTCCTCAGCCCTCTCCTTATATGGGGTTTGGGCCTTTAGCTGAGAACTAAAGGCCGTCACCACCATAATTGCGACTAGTAAATTAAGCTTCTTCATCATGTTTTATACAATGATATTCTATTTGGCGTTTGCCGACTCACCTTTATACAGGGCAACAACCCCTAACGATTCAAGCGCAGCAGCCTGCATTAATAACTGTTCTGCTCTTTTAGGATCAGAACCTGTCCAGTCCTCGTAAAACAGACCATTACTGAACCTCGCGTGGGTATAACCATAATCAAGAAAATTTATAAATGTCTTGATATAGTTAGCAGCACTCGGGTAATATGGTTCTATCTCAACAAATGAACGAATCAATTTTGTAGTAAACCATGGATCATGATTGGGGTATGCCAAAGCTAATTTGCCTGCAGGGCGAACAAAATAACTGTATGCACCCTGTGCCGATTCTATCGCTTCATTAAGATATTTCTGATCACTCAGTATCTGACTCAGACGAATACCATTGGAGATCATCACCCCCGTGTTGTAGGTCCACTTCATCTTATTCACCGACCCTGAAACCTGTACATCATTCCAGTAGCAGCCATCTGCAGGGTCGCGAAGATTATTGTAAACCCAGGTGTAGAGACGCCTGGCAAAGGCAAGGACATCCGACTTCTCACTCTGATCACAAACAGTGTAATACTCTAATAAAAACAGAGTTGCATACCCGTTGGAGCAGGTTGGCTTGTTTGAGTTTTCATTTCCGGAAATATTTTTCTCACTCTCATTCCACCACAGTCCACCACCGTGAATATTATCTTCACCCGACTTCAAGAACTGCACAATCTGTCTGGCTTTATCAAGATAGTCACGATTGTTTGTAAGCTTATAAGCCTCAACCAGACTGATTCCTACAATCGAATTGTCATCATAAAACCGGGTTCCTCCCCCTGTTGTTCCGTTTGTGGAAGAACCATAGCCTCCAATATTCACACCATCGGCAGAGGTTCGGTAATAGACATCAAAATTGTCAACAAGATCGGCATATTTCACATCATAACCCAACTTATGAAGCAGTGCT
This portion of the Lascolabacillus massiliensis genome encodes:
- a CDS encoding class I mannose-6-phosphate isomerase translates to MQNYKSNYDKFPATYIEDGVLFSGWNNILDELISKADNMIICIETYHGVHKDQLINNFKNIPHALFIDSSEYFKSENEVRGMTENFMRDDALFGYLSNLKIEDYLDNEKVEKARKQIASSEKSGNIIVFGYGSSLVANPDILIYADMPRWEIQQRMRKSSVMGMGVDNHQEPFSIQFKRGYFIDWPALDNYKKRIFKRVDYWLDSVKENPLMIDRETFFRGIEKTANSPFRVVPFFDPAPWGGQWMKEVCDLDKSVTNYGWCFDCVPEENSLLFNIKDELFEMPSINLIFLKTREILGDPVEARFGDSFPIRFDLLDTMEGGNLSLQVHPTTQYSRDNFGLPYTQDESYYVVDAKEDAQVYLGLKKGIDKDEMIADLEKANSTPGVTFDEKKYINILPARKHDHFLIPAGTIHCSGGNAVVLEISATPNLFTFKLWDWNRLGLDGKPRPINLNRGKKVIRWERDADFVKKELVNQFVEISKGDGWVEEKTGLHKNEFIETRRHTFNKQVKHNTGGSVNVLTLLEGREVIVESPTNSFEPFIVHYAEAFIVPAHIGEYTITPYGESEGQKCITIKASVRY
- a CDS encoding GntR family transcriptional regulator, with amino-acid sequence MKQKLPLHKQAELYLRNLIEQDEYKEGKMLPNEIELSEQLKMSRNTLRQAINTLVSEGLLIRKRGIGTQVAEKNIASEATNWLSFSQEMALLGLEIENFELHISKQAPSKEAKEFFQITDDTRVLKLERLRGKTNFPFVYFSSEFNPQIPLTGMENFNRPLYEILRNDYDIIVKTSREEISAAPANDFIASKLEIETGDPILIRKRAVSDKNGLPIEYNIGWYRADSFTYKIESVRNITNNNNKL
- a CDS encoding glycoside hydrolase family 76 protein, whose translation is MVVTAFSSQLKAQTPYKERAEEMFQLVWDLYRVPQYGLFSEYYPSEHKPNLTYFNDSDKQAQEVSYLWPMSGIFSSAVLMGSMDPEKYGVYIDSMVVAMEEYYDTSRVPFGYQAYPVRFEKVDRYYDDNGLVGIDYIDSYMVTKNPHFLEKAKQVMTFILSGWDDRFEGAVPWVEGTRDQKPACSNGKALVLALKLYEATGDSYYLDLGKRFYDWMDRYLKDPVRGVVWNSLSTVTGEVVPDLYTYNTGTLLQAAVALYRFTGDKEYLNNAEFLAEGSYKVFFKYTDEGIPYISDLPWFNLVLFRGYHDLYDVTKNSKYVDTMIKGLDFALEHAVDQAGLVYHDWTGRTDERNKPKWLLDSSAVPEFLIRAAMIRGEIGK
- a CDS encoding glycoside hydrolase family 76 protein, whose protein sequence is MKKLMFPLIFITLMLISCSGDDIEEYIPPEPITPEEPEEPVAYHTKAKDLFDLINQFYGVRSGAAVGLFNENYPKKSGDNIASYLWPYDGLVSGAALLHKLGYDVKYADLVDNFDVYYRTSADGVNIGGYGSSTNGTTGGGTRFYDDNSIVGISLVEAYKLTNNRDYLDKARQIVQFLKSGEDNIHGGGLWWNESEKNISGNENSNKPTCSNGYATLFLLEYYTVCDQSEKSDVLAFARRLYTWVYNNLRDPADGCYWNDVQVSGSVNKMKWTYNTGVMISNGIRLSQILSDQKYLNEAIESAQGAYSYFVRPAGKLALAYPNHDPWFTTKLIRSFVEIEPYYPSAANYIKTFINFLDYGYTHARFSNGLFYEDWTGSDPKRAEQLLMQAAALESLGVVALYKGESANAK